A single genomic interval of Halorubrum aethiopicum harbors:
- a CDS encoding bifunctional 4-hydroxy-2-oxoglutarate aldolase/2-dehydro-3-deoxy-phosphogluconate aldolase → MNETLSRIVDSGVVAVLRGVPADELIAIAEALREGGVTAVEITADTPDVADLLGDVTGSFDDELVIGTGTVLDSETARTTLMAGAEFVVSPSLHEDVIETCNRYGAVSAPGVMTPTEAIRGYEAGADFVKVFPAKTVGPAHVGAMKGPLGQIPMMPTGGVGPDNAGDFVEAGAFAVGAGGALVDYDAAARGEYEAITETAREFTRVVEEARGDE, encoded by the coding sequence ATGAACGAGACGCTCTCGCGGATCGTCGACAGCGGCGTCGTCGCGGTGTTGCGCGGGGTCCCGGCCGACGAGCTCATCGCGATCGCGGAGGCGCTCCGCGAGGGCGGCGTCACCGCCGTCGAGATCACCGCCGACACGCCCGACGTGGCCGACCTCCTCGGCGACGTGACCGGCTCCTTCGACGACGAACTGGTGATCGGTACCGGCACCGTCCTCGACAGCGAGACCGCCAGAACCACCCTGATGGCCGGCGCAGAGTTCGTCGTCTCGCCGAGCCTCCACGAGGACGTCATCGAGACGTGTAACCGCTACGGGGCCGTGAGCGCGCCCGGCGTCATGACGCCGACGGAGGCGATCCGCGGCTACGAGGCCGGCGCGGACTTCGTGAAGGTGTTTCCCGCGAAGACCGTCGGGCCGGCCCACGTCGGCGCGATGAAGGGCCCGCTCGGCCAGATCCCGATGATGCCGACCGGCGGCGTCGGTCCCGACAACGCCGGCGACTTCGTCGAGGCCGGCGCGTTCGCCGTCGGCGCGGGCGGCGCGCTCGTCGACTACGACGCGGCCGCACGGGGCGAGTACGAGGCGATCACGGAGACCGCCCGCGAGTTCACGCGGGTCGTCGAGGAGGCGCGGGGAGACGAGTGA